Below is a genomic region from Elusimicrobiota bacterium.
CCCCACGCGGGGGTCGCTGTTCGTGTTGGGTTTGTCTTTGGCCGTGGCCGTCTTAACGCATATCTCGACGGTTTTTTGGGCTCCGGGGGTGGCGTTGGCCGTGGGTTTTCCCAATCGATGGAAGCGCGCGTTGGTCGTGACGGGGGGGGGCGCGTTGGCGGTGTTCCTTCTTTTTTCCATCACTTACGGCATACACGACCTCCAAAGTTTTATAGAGGTGTATCGACAGGCGGGTCGTGTGGGCCCGTTGGCGTTCGGTACGTCGGCGGGGCAACCGATGTGGGCCCCGCGGCAGAAAATAGAATTTTTGGCCCGCGGGCTTTTGGGGGCGCTGTGGGCGCTGCCCCGTCCGTGGACCGGTTTGCAGGCGGTGGCGGCGTTCGGGGCTTTGGGCGGGGCGGCCGGCTTGCTCGCCTTGATATTCCGTCGAACGAATTGCTTCGCGACGGTCCGAGAAAACAAGGGTCTGCTGCTCGGAAGCGGTCTGAGCTTCCTTGGGGTGTTCTTCCTTCAATGGGTTCTTTGGGCCGATGAGGAAACGAAATTCTCCGTTCTCGTCCTTCCGGTCGCGCTGGCGGTGGGAATCCTGGCCCGTCCTCTCTTGGCGGACAAGCCATTTTCTCGATCGGCGCGATCGGCGTTGTTGGTCCTCTGGATTGGAACGTTCGTCTTGAATTTGACAGCGGCCATCGTGCCCGGCAGCCGGTTGGAGAACAACCCCGCCTTGGTCCGAGCGCTTTTCGTCCGGGCCCACACCCCACCGAACGCCGTGGTCCTCATCAACGGCGGCTTCCTCCGGCTTTATCTCCCGGGGAACGCGGGGCGCGAGGCGGTGGATTTGGCTTACCCCTTGATTCTGACTTCAAAGTCCGAGGCGATGGCTTTTGTGGAGGGCCGGCTTCGCTCGGCGGTCGCGGCCGGCCGTCCCGTTTTTGCCGTCTCCGAGGTGGTGGACCGATCCCGTTGGCCTCCGCCCGGCGGCGGGCGCGGGCTGGACACCGGGGACCACGACCGGCTACTCGCGCCTTTTGAAGTCGCGGAAGCCGCGCGTCTGAGCGATTGGTCGCTCTACGCCCTTCGCCCCCGCCCCGCGCCGGGCCGGACCGGCCGCCCGTGATTTATTCCCGGTTCTTGAAGCCCGTTCTCTTTCGGCTGCCGCCGGAGGCGGCCCACAGGCTCGGGATGGCCGCCCTCCGGGCGGCCGCCCCCCTCGCGCGTCTGGGGCGTTTTTGCCGCGTGGACGATCCGCGCCTCGCCGTCTCGATCGGGACCGGGGCGGACGCGCTTGTTTTTCCCAATCCCGTCGGCTTGGCGGCCGGGTTCGACAAGGACGGGGTGGCCCTCGCCGGATTGGCGGCCCTGGGGTTCGGATTTCTGGAGGCCGGCACGGTCACGCCGCGCCCCCAGCCGGGAAACGAACGTCCGCGGCTGTGGCGCTTTCCGGCCCAACGGGCGCTGATCAATCGGATGGGGTTCAACAACGAGGGGGTCGACGCCCTGTCGGCGCGATGGCGCCGGACGCCCCCCTTGGGAATTCCCGTCGGGGCCAACATCGGCAAAAATAAGGACACCCCCAACGACCGCGCTGTGGAGGATTATTTGGCCGGGGTCGTACGGTTGTTTGACCGGGCCGATTTTTTCGTCGTCAACGTGAGTTCGCCCAACACCCCCGGCCTTCGGAATCTCCTGGCCCTGGATCAATTGGGTCCGTTGCTCGGCGCCCTGCGGGCCCGGGTGGATCAATTGATGGTCGAGCGGAGAAAACCCAAACGCCCCCTCTTGTTTGTCAAAATATCCCCGGACGACCAACCGGGGGAATCCCTGGTGGACACGGTGGTCGCCGCGGGGTTCGACGGCATCGTCGCCACCAACACCACCCGCGACCGGGGGGGCCTACCGTCGGACGCTCCGGCCGAGGGGGGCTTAAGCGGGGAGCCCCTGCGTGCCCGCTCCACCGAAATCGTTCGGCGGCTTTTCCGGGCGGCCCGGGGGCGGTTGGCCATCATCGGGGCGGGCGGGGTGTTTGACGCCGCCGACGCGCTGGAGAAAATTCAAGCCGGGGCGTCCCTCGTTGAAATCTACACCGGTTTTGTTTACGGCGGCCCGGGGATTGTCCGGGGCATCAACCAAGGATTGATCGACACCTTGAAGGATCAAAAAATGGATTCCATACAAAACGCCGTGGGGAGCCGGGCGTGAAGCGGGGGGGCCTGATCGCCGCCCTGGACGTCGACGCCCCGGCCGAGGCCCGGGCGTTCGTGGATCG
It encodes:
- a CDS encoding quinone-dependent dihydroorotate dehydrogenase, with the translated sequence MIYSRFLKPVLFRLPPEAAHRLGMAALRAAAPLARLGRFCRVDDPRLAVSIGTGADALVFPNPVGLAAGFDKDGVALAGLAALGFGFLEAGTVTPRPQPGNERPRLWRFPAQRALINRMGFNNEGVDALSARWRRTPPLGIPVGANIGKNKDTPNDRAVEDYLAGVVRLFDRADFFVVNVSSPNTPGLRNLLALDQLGPLLGALRARVDQLMVERRKPKRPLLFVKISPDDQPGESLVDTVVAAGFDGIVATNTTRDRGGLPSDAPAEGGLSGEPLRARSTEIVRRLFRAARGRLAIIGAGGVFDAADALEKIQAGASLVEIYTGFVYGGPGIVRGINQGLIDTLKDQKMDSIQNAVGSRA